Genomic segment of Syntrophorhabdaceae bacterium:
AGGCTGGCCGCCAGGGTTGCAACGATCCTCAGGGGCAAGAACAAGCCGGTCTTTACGCCGCACGCCGACACGGGCGACTTTGTCATTATCGTCAATGCTGAGAAGATAAAGCTTACCGGCGCCAAGCTCCTGCAGAAGACCTATCAGAGGCACAGCAACTATCCGGGCGGGTTGCGCGTGACAAACGCCAAGACCATGCTTGAGAAAAAGCCGGAAGAGGTCATATACCTGGCCGTGAAAGGCATGCTCCCCAAGAATACACTCGGCAGGAAGATTCTTAAGAAACTGAAGGTGTACAGGGGCAGCGAACATCCACATAAGGCCCAGATGCCCAGGGAGATATCGTTTAAGGAGGTACAAGGTGCCTGAAAAGAGGTACTACGCAACTGGAAAGAGAAAGACCGCCGTCGCGCGGGTCTGGATAAAACCGGGTTCCGGGGAGTTTCTTATTAACGGCAGGCCGTTTGAGAACTATTTTCCCGTAGAGGAACTCCGGCTCATGGTCAGCAAGCCCCTTGTATTGACGGGAAACGTCGGGAAATTCGATGTCGTCGCGAACATATACGGCGGCGGAATACCCGCCCAGGCATGGGCGCTCGGTCACGGCATTGCCAAGGCCCTTCTCGAGGTGAATGCCGGACTCAGGGTAGCCTTGAAGAAACAGGGTCTCATCACGAGGGACCCGAGATCCAAGGAACGGAAGAAATACGGAAAGAAAGGCGCCCGCGCCAGCTTCCAGTTCTCCAAGAGATAAATCCATGCCTACTGTCGGAATCGTAGGAGCAACGGGCTATACAGGCTCCGTCCTGATGTCCTTGCTCCTTACTCACCCCGATGCGAAGATAAAGCTCATCACGTCCAACACCTATCGGGGCCGCAAGATCTCTGAGGTCTTCCCCCTTTTCCGGGGCCGTTTCGAAGAGGTGCTGCAGCCCACTGATGGTGATTATCGCGGCTCCTGCGATGTCTATTTCCTGTGCTTACCGCATGGGACCTCCATGGAGAAGGCCCGGGAGCTTTTCGACGGGAAGGCGGTCATCATCGACCTCAGCGCGGACTTCCGTTTCGAAGATCTGGCGATATATGAAAGCGCTTACGTGCCCCACACCGCGAAGGACCTGGTCCCCAGCGCCGTCTTCGGCCTGCCCGAGCTGTACAGGCAGAAGATCAAGGGCGCGAAGCTCGTGGGTAACCCGGGTTGCTATCCCACATCGGCCATCCTGGCTCTTTACCCCCTCCTCAAGAATGGGATGCTTGAGGGCGATATCTTTATCGATTCAAAATCGGGTGTCAGCGGCGCCGGCCGTGAGGGGAAGGTAGGCAGCCTCTTCTGCGAGGTCTCCGAGGGCTTCCGTGCCTACAGCGTGGGTGTCCATCGTCATGAACCGGAGATACAGAAGGAAGTCAACAAATACTCGCCTCAGAGGATCTCCTTTATACCCCATCTTGTGCCCATGTCCCGCGGTATTCTGACGACGGTATACAGCAGGCTGGCGAAGGCCGCGAGGACCGCCGACGTTCTCGATGTCTTTCGTGAAACCTACAAGGACGACTTCTTTATTCGGGTGATGGATGAGAACGTCTATCCCGACACCCGCT
This window contains:
- the rplM gene encoding 50S ribosomal protein L13, with translation MKTYFPKEGEVSNDWYVMNADGAVLGRLAARVATILRGKNKPVFTPHADTGDFVIIVNAEKIKLTGAKLLQKTYQRHSNYPGGLRVTNAKTMLEKKPEEVIYLAVKGMLPKNTLGRKILKKLKVYRGSEHPHKAQMPREISFKEVQGA
- the argC gene encoding N-acetyl-gamma-glutamyl-phosphate reductase, with the protein product MPTVGIVGATGYTGSVLMSLLLTHPDAKIKLITSNTYRGRKISEVFPLFRGRFEEVLQPTDGDYRGSCDVYFLCLPHGTSMEKARELFDGKAVIIDLSADFRFEDLAIYESAYVPHTAKDLVPSAVFGLPELYRQKIKGAKLVGNPGCYPTSAILALYPLLKNGMLEGDIFIDSKSGVSGAGREGKVGSLFCEVSEGFRAYSVGVHRHEPEIQKEVNKYSPQRISFIPHLVPMSRGILTTVYSRLAKAARTADVLDVFRETYKDDFFIRVMDENVYPDTRYVRFSNHCDIGLKVLDDGRIVVISTIDNLVKGASGQALQNMNVALDLDEKAGLSAIPQYP
- the rpsI gene encoding 30S ribosomal protein S9; the protein is MPEKRYYATGKRKTAVARVWIKPGSGEFLINGRPFENYFPVEELRLMVSKPLVLTGNVGKFDVVANIYGGGIPAQAWALGHGIAKALLEVNAGLRVALKKQGLITRDPRSKERKKYGKKGARASFQFSKR